Proteins encoded by one window of Arachis hypogaea cultivar Tifrunner chromosome 1, arahy.Tifrunner.gnm2.J5K5, whole genome shotgun sequence:
- the LOC112804447 gene encoding uncharacterized protein isoform X5: MKKLTAIVSIFVILTFSFHEIAYVSSSPLLHHAKQVHEEKSSTVRNLEQDQKHAGEVHCSRERSRAARKVIEQSHDNCLADLCGALHCDAVMNSKFSRTKCYPAAAAKNRHLCESLADSCFSISQGPSASCLHELFIHQFCDAHTCSGKQKPFSRGGKEQSSFFRLAAGALILVLLPVFYLFLYLVQSDMKGRTQELRRISKAGWKVKPS, encoded by the exons ATGAAGAAGCTCACTGCAATTGTTTCCATTTTCGTGATCTTAACATTCTCTTTTCATGAAATTGCGTATgtttcttcatctcctctcttACACCACGCAAAACAG GTTCACGAAGAGAAATCTTCTACTGTAAG AAATCTTGAACAGGATCAAAAGCATGCTGGTGAAGTGCATTGCTCTAGGGAAAGAAGTAGGGCAGCTCGGAAAGTGATAGAACAG AGTCATGATAATTGCTTGGCTGATTTATGTGGAGCATTGCATTGTGATGCTGTTATGAATTCCAAGTTCTCTAGAACTAAGTGTTATCCAGCAGCTGCTGCAAAAAACCGTCACCTATGTGAG AGTCTTGCTGACAGTTGCTTTTCCATAAGCCAGGGGCCATCAGCAAGCTGTCTTCATG AATTGTTTATACACCAGTTTTGTGATGCTCACACCTGCTCAGGGAAACAGAAGCCCTTCTCTAGAGGAGGCAAG GAGCAAAGTAGTTTCTTCCGCCTGGCTGCTGGAGCATTGATCTTGGTGCTACTTCCTGTGTtctatctttttctttatcttgttCAAAG TGATATGAAGGGTCGAACTCAGGAGCTTCGTCGCATCTCAAAAGCAGGATGGAAAGTCAAACCATCATGA
- the LOC112804447 gene encoding uncharacterized protein isoform X1, producing MKKLTAIVSIFVILTFSFHEIAYVSSSPLLHHAKQVHEEKSSTVRNLEQDQKHAGEVHCSRERSRAARKVIEQYLTPFVERENYHFSRNCRLHPENDIFRDQEEHKIFVDRHDWRCGYCRKVFREEKFLDQHFDNRHSNLLNVSHDNCLADLCGALHCDAVMNSKFSRTKCYPAAAAKNRHLYFVQSLADSCFSISQGPSASCLHELFIHQFCDAHTCSGKQKPFSRGGKEQSSFFRLAAGALILVLLPVFYLFLYLVQSDMKGRTQELRRISKAGWKVKPS from the exons ATGAAGAAGCTCACTGCAATTGTTTCCATTTTCGTGATCTTAACATTCTCTTTTCATGAAATTGCGTATgtttcttcatctcctctcttACACCACGCAAAACAG GTTCACGAAGAGAAATCTTCTACTGTAAG AAATCTTGAACAGGATCAAAAGCATGCTGGTGAAGTGCATTGCTCTAGGGAAAGAAGTAGGGCAGCTCGGAAAGTGATAGAACAG TACTTGACACCGTTTGTTGAGCGAGAAAACTATCATTTTTCAAGAAACTGTAGACTTCACCCTGAAAATGATATATTCAGGGATCAGGAGGAGCATAAAATTTTCGTAGACAGGCATGATTGGCGGTGTGGATATTGTAGAAAAGTTTTCCGTGAAGAAAAATTTCTTGATCAGCATTTTGATAACAGGCACTCCAATCTTCTGAATGTA AGTCATGATAATTGCTTGGCTGATTTATGTGGAGCATTGCATTGTGATGCTGTTATGAATTCCAAGTTCTCTAGAACTAAGTGTTATCCAGCAGCTGCTGCAAAAAACCGTCACCTAT ATTTTGTCCAGAGTCTTGCTGACAGTTGCTTTTCCATAAGCCAGGGGCCATCAGCAAGCTGTCTTCATG AATTGTTTATACACCAGTTTTGTGATGCTCACACCTGCTCAGGGAAACAGAAGCCCTTCTCTAGAGGAGGCAAG GAGCAAAGTAGTTTCTTCCGCCTGGCTGCTGGAGCATTGATCTTGGTGCTACTTCCTGTGTtctatctttttctttatcttgttCAAAG TGATATGAAGGGTCGAACTCAGGAGCTTCGTCGCATCTCAAAAGCAGGATGGAAAGTCAAACCATCATGA
- the LOC112804447 gene encoding uncharacterized protein isoform X4 → MKKLTAIVSIFVILTFSFHEIAYVSSSPLLHHAKQVHEEKSSTVRNLEQDQKHAGEVHCSRERSRAARKVIEQSHDNCLADLCGALHCDAVMNSKFSRTKCYPAAAAKNRHLYFVQSLADSCFSISQGPSASCLHELFIHQFCDAHTCSGKQKPFSRGGKEQSSFFRLAAGALILVLLPVFYLFLYLVQSDMKGRTQELRRISKAGWKVKPS, encoded by the exons ATGAAGAAGCTCACTGCAATTGTTTCCATTTTCGTGATCTTAACATTCTCTTTTCATGAAATTGCGTATgtttcttcatctcctctcttACACCACGCAAAACAG GTTCACGAAGAGAAATCTTCTACTGTAAG AAATCTTGAACAGGATCAAAAGCATGCTGGTGAAGTGCATTGCTCTAGGGAAAGAAGTAGGGCAGCTCGGAAAGTGATAGAACAG AGTCATGATAATTGCTTGGCTGATTTATGTGGAGCATTGCATTGTGATGCTGTTATGAATTCCAAGTTCTCTAGAACTAAGTGTTATCCAGCAGCTGCTGCAAAAAACCGTCACCTAT ATTTTGTCCAGAGTCTTGCTGACAGTTGCTTTTCCATAAGCCAGGGGCCATCAGCAAGCTGTCTTCATG AATTGTTTATACACCAGTTTTGTGATGCTCACACCTGCTCAGGGAAACAGAAGCCCTTCTCTAGAGGAGGCAAG GAGCAAAGTAGTTTCTTCCGCCTGGCTGCTGGAGCATTGATCTTGGTGCTACTTCCTGTGTtctatctttttctttatcttgttCAAAG TGATATGAAGGGTCGAACTCAGGAGCTTCGTCGCATCTCAAAAGCAGGATGGAAAGTCAAACCATCATGA
- the LOC112804447 gene encoding uncharacterized protein isoform X3 has translation MKKLTAIVSIFVILTFSFHEIAYVSSSPLLHHAKQVHEEKSSTVRNLEQDQKHAGEVHCSRERSRAARKVIEQYLTPFVERENYHFSRNCRLHPENDIFRDQEEHKIFVDRHDWRCGYCRKVFREEKFLDQHFDNRHSNLLNVSHDNCLADLCGALHCDAVMNSKFSRTKCYPAAAAKNRHLCEGPSASCLHELFIHQFCDAHTCSGKQKPFSRGGKEQSSFFRLAAGALILVLLPVFYLFLYLVQSDMKGRTQELRRISKAGWKVKPS, from the exons ATGAAGAAGCTCACTGCAATTGTTTCCATTTTCGTGATCTTAACATTCTCTTTTCATGAAATTGCGTATgtttcttcatctcctctcttACACCACGCAAAACAG GTTCACGAAGAGAAATCTTCTACTGTAAG AAATCTTGAACAGGATCAAAAGCATGCTGGTGAAGTGCATTGCTCTAGGGAAAGAAGTAGGGCAGCTCGGAAAGTGATAGAACAG TACTTGACACCGTTTGTTGAGCGAGAAAACTATCATTTTTCAAGAAACTGTAGACTTCACCCTGAAAATGATATATTCAGGGATCAGGAGGAGCATAAAATTTTCGTAGACAGGCATGATTGGCGGTGTGGATATTGTAGAAAAGTTTTCCGTGAAGAAAAATTTCTTGATCAGCATTTTGATAACAGGCACTCCAATCTTCTGAATGTA AGTCATGATAATTGCTTGGCTGATTTATGTGGAGCATTGCATTGTGATGCTGTTATGAATTCCAAGTTCTCTAGAACTAAGTGTTATCCAGCAGCTGCTGCAAAAAACCGTCACCTATGTGAG GGGCCATCAGCAAGCTGTCTTCATG AATTGTTTATACACCAGTTTTGTGATGCTCACACCTGCTCAGGGAAACAGAAGCCCTTCTCTAGAGGAGGCAAG GAGCAAAGTAGTTTCTTCCGCCTGGCTGCTGGAGCATTGATCTTGGTGCTACTTCCTGTGTtctatctttttctttatcttgttCAAAG TGATATGAAGGGTCGAACTCAGGAGCTTCGTCGCATCTCAAAAGCAGGATGGAAAGTCAAACCATCATGA
- the LOC112804447 gene encoding uncharacterized protein isoform X6 has translation MKKLTAIVSIFVILTFSFHEIAYVSSSPLLHHAKQVHEEKSSTVRNLEQDQKHAGEVHCSRERSRAARKVIEQSHDNCLADLCGALHCDAVMNSKFSRTKCYPAAAAKNRHLCEGPSASCLHELFIHQFCDAHTCSGKQKPFSRGGKEQSSFFRLAAGALILVLLPVFYLFLYLVQSDMKGRTQELRRISKAGWKVKPS, from the exons ATGAAGAAGCTCACTGCAATTGTTTCCATTTTCGTGATCTTAACATTCTCTTTTCATGAAATTGCGTATgtttcttcatctcctctcttACACCACGCAAAACAG GTTCACGAAGAGAAATCTTCTACTGTAAG AAATCTTGAACAGGATCAAAAGCATGCTGGTGAAGTGCATTGCTCTAGGGAAAGAAGTAGGGCAGCTCGGAAAGTGATAGAACAG AGTCATGATAATTGCTTGGCTGATTTATGTGGAGCATTGCATTGTGATGCTGTTATGAATTCCAAGTTCTCTAGAACTAAGTGTTATCCAGCAGCTGCTGCAAAAAACCGTCACCTATGTGAG GGGCCATCAGCAAGCTGTCTTCATG AATTGTTTATACACCAGTTTTGTGATGCTCACACCTGCTCAGGGAAACAGAAGCCCTTCTCTAGAGGAGGCAAG GAGCAAAGTAGTTTCTTCCGCCTGGCTGCTGGAGCATTGATCTTGGTGCTACTTCCTGTGTtctatctttttctttatcttgttCAAAG TGATATGAAGGGTCGAACTCAGGAGCTTCGTCGCATCTCAAAAGCAGGATGGAAAGTCAAACCATCATGA
- the LOC112804447 gene encoding uncharacterized protein isoform X2, with protein MKKLTAIVSIFVILTFSFHEIAYVSSSPLLHHAKQVHEEKSSTVRNLEQDQKHAGEVHCSRERSRAARKVIEQYLTPFVERENYHFSRNCRLHPENDIFRDQEEHKIFVDRHDWRCGYCRKVFREEKFLDQHFDNRHSNLLNVSHDNCLADLCGALHCDAVMNSKFSRTKCYPAAAAKNRHLCESLADSCFSISQGPSASCLHELFIHQFCDAHTCSGKQKPFSRGGKEQSSFFRLAAGALILVLLPVFYLFLYLVQSDMKGRTQELRRISKAGWKVKPS; from the exons ATGAAGAAGCTCACTGCAATTGTTTCCATTTTCGTGATCTTAACATTCTCTTTTCATGAAATTGCGTATgtttcttcatctcctctcttACACCACGCAAAACAG GTTCACGAAGAGAAATCTTCTACTGTAAG AAATCTTGAACAGGATCAAAAGCATGCTGGTGAAGTGCATTGCTCTAGGGAAAGAAGTAGGGCAGCTCGGAAAGTGATAGAACAG TACTTGACACCGTTTGTTGAGCGAGAAAACTATCATTTTTCAAGAAACTGTAGACTTCACCCTGAAAATGATATATTCAGGGATCAGGAGGAGCATAAAATTTTCGTAGACAGGCATGATTGGCGGTGTGGATATTGTAGAAAAGTTTTCCGTGAAGAAAAATTTCTTGATCAGCATTTTGATAACAGGCACTCCAATCTTCTGAATGTA AGTCATGATAATTGCTTGGCTGATTTATGTGGAGCATTGCATTGTGATGCTGTTATGAATTCCAAGTTCTCTAGAACTAAGTGTTATCCAGCAGCTGCTGCAAAAAACCGTCACCTATGTGAG AGTCTTGCTGACAGTTGCTTTTCCATAAGCCAGGGGCCATCAGCAAGCTGTCTTCATG AATTGTTTATACACCAGTTTTGTGATGCTCACACCTGCTCAGGGAAACAGAAGCCCTTCTCTAGAGGAGGCAAG GAGCAAAGTAGTTTCTTCCGCCTGGCTGCTGGAGCATTGATCTTGGTGCTACTTCCTGTGTtctatctttttctttatcttgttCAAAG TGATATGAAGGGTCGAACTCAGGAGCTTCGTCGCATCTCAAAAGCAGGATGGAAAGTCAAACCATCATGA